ACGTTCAACAAGAATTGACTTTCATTGTAAAACACTCTAGAGAAAAGTTGCATGTGCCCCTTGtgaatgaaaacataaaataattctCGCTTAAATCCCTTTGGATGATGTGGTCGGCAACGTGCAGGTCTACGGATACAGAATGTCACTGTGGGCTGAGCATCTTGGGAAGGTGGATACACTTTCCACTGAGCCACAGAGTTTGGAATGTGTAAAGAAAGTGAATGAGATTGCCGTAGATAACTGGAAGAGATATACAGCTGAGAATTTCACACTATTGCAGGGCCACCTTCTCAAGTATCCTATTCAGGTAGAAGCTGATGGGAAGGTCGGCCCCCTGCCCGGACATGAGAATTTCCCAGATGTAGGTGGAAAAGTACTTGGATCTCATTCCACCGCCCTTCCTGATACTCTAACTACATAATCTTCTCCCATTGTTGTGTTCATACATGCTTGGTAAGGAAGAATGGCAGTGACATGTTCCCAGGCCTTTTAGGTTGTTCAACGTTCTCACCCCTCTCTCTGCCCCTTTCACTGTATGTTTGTAATGTTATACAAATGCATGAACATTGTGAGAATGTTGAATTGTTGTCAATATGTATTCATGTACAAATGTATGATTTCTGTGTTCTCGCTTGGATAGGTTCTCTTGCTGTTATGATAATGGcggcttttcttttattctttccaAAAACTTGTTATCCCATTTGCTCTGTACTTGTGTATTGGCATagttttcaaattatatatgaATGACAAACAAGACTTTAGAGCTCTTTACTTCTTATGGTCTCAGCTCaaattgagaaaagaaaagccaCCTATTTTGGTTCCCTTGTCTTAAAAATATAAGATCTGGGGTCAAGTACATTTATTCTATTCTAACTACCTTCCTTTTCTTAATGTCCCCCCCTCTCCCCAATCTACCATTTGGGGTTGCAATGTACCTTTCTCCTATCCAAAATGCAAAAATACCATCcataagataatttttttattttattttattttttatttttttatagaatgCATTTTTGTCGCTTTATGTCGCAGAAAGAGACATTGTAACTCTAATAATAGAAAGAGACTGGaggggacattgcaaaaattaaaatagaaaaaattacatatatccTCCTTAAACTACCATCCAATTATCAATGTGttcctcaaactatcaattgtgtcaatatatttcttaaattataaaacaatgtcaatgtgtcccataataacaaaaatacccttaataaaattataaaaattcttaaaaaaaaacaaatatatatatatataaagggaaaaattattttttagatgttGCTTTATATAATTTCAGGTTGGGCAAccccttgaattttcattttttttagtttttttttttcagtctttcaaatttttttttttaattaattaattaattttttttttttttcgaatttataaggatatatttgtcttattgatactttttatggttatttttgtctttttgttggctttaggggaggacattgacatttttttgtagtttagggaggaaacattgacacaattggtagtttgcgggcacattgacaataaaatagtaatttgagGGTAATATGCGTACTTTTTCCATTAAAATATTAGAGCTACTTTGCCAAAAAGGTAGGGTAAACGTAATTTTTCTTAAGATGTGCTTGCAAACATGTCTTATTTTACAGAgccatttgaatttttattacttACCTTGGGTAGCAGTCAAAATTCAAAGATAAGCCACCCAAAGAGTTCACAATGCTGCAAAGTGGGTTGTAGCTCACAGTTCTTTTGGTTATTATCCGTGTGGGTCTTCTTGTCTTGTATCGCTCAGGGgggtgaaaaaaattattacttccaaaaaaaaaaaaaaaaaaagttatgttcTGTGAACGGATGAGATTCATTCTctaaaatgaagttttttcttgaGAGAAATGAGAACAAAACCTATAGCAATTATTTTTGCAATTTCACTTACAGTTGAATTTGAgatatagattttatttttttataaagaaaaaaaaaaaaggatactAGAGAAAAAAGTCGTATCAATAAAAGCTTTGTAATTAGATATTGGAAGGCGATTCCTTGATCGCGGTGAATGCTATAAAAAGATCCGGATTTAATTGAAGTTTTTATGGGAATCTGATCATCGAAATTCAGGGTCCCGGTCTTCTTCaggatttttaaaaatcaacagTGAGCTATACTTTCACCTATAGCAAATTATgcagcacattttttttttggcaaaaaaagGAGTTAACCAGACTAATGATTACATATGGATGGGGTGTATACAAAGAGTGTATTAGATTTAATGTTTTATCATAGTCTTTTGATTGTTTGGAGTTCTTTGAATGAAATGAgtattatttctaaaaaaataaaataaaataacttacttctgcttccactaGAATCAACCGTATCGTATCCGtcctccaatatatatatattttcgttTCTTACCAAGTCCAAAAGAAACAAAGCAGACCGCGACTTTTGCGACTCGCGTGAAAGCTGTCTCTCCTAAAAGGGCCAAAACCCTATATCTCCGATCTTCTTCTCTCTAGGGTTCGTCTATCTTGGCGAAAATGGCAAgctcctctctctctgtgttctATTTCATTGTTATTTGATTGACAACCATTTGTGATATCATATGCGGTTTTGATTGTTGTTACAGGCCGATTCTCCTCGCAAAAGGTAAACCCTAAAATCTTACCCGATTTTGCGTTATCATAAACGGTACACTAGGGATTTTCGGATTCGTCATATTGGGTTTTCTTGTTCCTTGTTATGAATTTAAGAACTTGAATTACTCACGGGGAAACCCTAGATACATGTGTGTCTAGTCTCATAGGGATTAGCTTATGGGAGATTTTGGGAACACTTATGCTGTGTTTGGAATTTCGGAGCTCTGATAAACTGTTGCTCGGTTAACTTGCATTAAATCCAAACCTTTATgccatttttctgaaaatagtCCTAGATGCTTAGCAAGGAAACAATCCAATTGTGAaattttagttttgtacacaGGGTTGCTAGTTCCGCACCACCATCCAAGTTTTGGTGGTTTAGTTTTCAGGAATGGAAAATGTTTGTGGTCATGGTGTACTGGCAACGTAATCTGGTTTTGTGTGCATATGACATATAATATCTATCGGCATTTAAGAGATGTAACTCTAATAACAAAGATATGTTGTGCCGGACCACCAATTAGTTGAGAAATGATTCGTGGAGCCATCCCCTATGACTTGGGAATTAGGGTTTAGTTGATTTGAGTTGAGTATATAAGTTTGCACTACTTTGCGACCTGTGGAAGGAACCGTCTAGTAATCTTGAGCTTTATGACACAGatgttttgaaattttcaatgAACTCTCTAATATTTGCACTTCTAAGTTGTATTTTCAATCTTTCATTTCTTAGTGTAATTTTTAAATGTAGATTTGATGTTGGAAGGTGATATAATTCAGAGACCACTTATAATATTTAGTCTTTTATTACTCTTTTCTACAAGCTTGGGTAAAAGATATGGGAAAATGCACAATGTGGAGTTGAAGCGTTATGATATGGAGGAGGCTTTGTCCAAGCTTTTTGGAAATTAAACATGGGAATAACTAAATATAGATAACACGAGAGGTTTGTAGGGCATATAGGATGCATGATCTTATGAAGATTGGCATCATGGATATAAGTACATCTCTCTTTTCCAACTAGcttattttttcctttcaaaaaaaaaaaacaagcttATCTTTTTTAACTTCAAATGCATTATTAagttataaattattttcatgattttgattttatatgGACTAATACACCAGGTATTCACGGTCCCCTTCCCCTATTAGAGCTCAGTCCAGGTCCCGATCTAGATCTAGACCTAGATCCAGATCCAGGTCTTGGTCTAGACCTAGGTCTAGGTCCAGATCTAGATCCTGGTCCAGGCCAAGGCCCAGATCCCAGTCCAGAGGTCGTGGCAGGTTTGTTTTCACTCCAGCTATGCTCTCATTATTATGTCGGGCttgtaaaaataacatttttatgtAGCCTCTCTCATGTCTGACTTTGATACTTGTGTCTGTGTCCGTTGTTCATGGTTGGCTGGTGTTTCTGGTTTAGGTCAAGATCCAGAAGTCATGGCAGGTAGGTTctaatatttgtttatatattttattttttattttattagtatttCTGGTCTAATATGACTCTTATTTTGAGTCTTTCTTCCATGTCAAATCCTGATACTTATGCTTGCTTTCTTTATATGGAATGCTAATGTTTTTAAGATGCTGGTCTAATCTTTTGAAAACGTGGCAGGTCTGAGGTTGTAAACCCTGGGGATACCCTTTATGTAACTGGTCTCTCCCAAAGGGTCACAGAGAGGGACCTTGAAGAGCACTTCTCTAAGGAGGGAAAGGTTGGTTTCTTATTTGTAGTCAAAAGTTGATGGCAGttaccccttaatttttatCTTCTACTGTAAATATTCCTGGTTAATTGATGGAAGTTCTCTAATTCTATTTTCTGCATCTGCTTGTTATAGtacaaaacttgaacataaTGTAATTTTTCATCTAGTCTATGCTTACTTTTTCCTCCCCAACTTTCAGGTAGCTTCCTGTTTCCTTGTGGTGGAGCCTCGTACGCGTATCTCACGTGGTTTTGCTTTTGTTACGATGGAAAATTCTGAGGATGCCAACCGTTGTGTTAAATATCTCAACCAATCAGTTCTCGAAGGTCGTTATATAACTGTAGAAAAGGTAATGTGATTGTTCCTTAAGTGGTAAAAAAACTGGCAAATTTGattagttttctttcttcttgacTTGGAGGTTTTCTGGTTATATTCAGAACACCTTGCGTCAGCTATGTTGGCAGCAATCAATCATTCAAAGATGATGAGTTCATCCATATCAACTTTAGTGAAACAGCTTATCAAATGCGTCTGATCAACTTAACATAGCTACTATATTGTCCAACAACTATACAACCTCAGCATTCACTTTCAACTCTCAACTAATCAACGGACATTATCAACCACTTTCTAATCAGGCTTTTATGGTATCTCATACCTGACATTCATTTCATGGAGACTAGTGATGTATACCTGGATGTCCTGTGCTTTCTTTGGTAGCCAGTTCTCTGAAtgaaggtttttatttttaaaatgaaaaaagaaactatTTTTAAAGGCTACAATATGTAAAAATGATGTCTCATGGTTTTAAGTCCTATTTTATGTGATGCGTGATTTGTTgaagtttaatttgttttgcaTCATGGAACTTCAAAGAATTGAGGTGATCTATTTATCTTTCAGTCACGGAGGAAACGAGCGAGAACTCCTACACCAGGGCACTATCTTGGGCTGAAAAATACCAGAGACTATGGTAAGTTTAATAAGTATCTATTGTAAACATGGATTTATTCTCATAAAGCTGAATGTACTTATTTAGTGGTTTTAGAGGCATCTTAACAAATATTCACTACAATTTGATTGTTGCATTGGTGAAAGGCCCTCGTGGCGGTGACCGTGGCGGTGACCGTGGTGGTGACCGTGGTAGGTATCGTGGACGTGAGGACTATGGGTATCGTAGATCTCCTAGGCGCTCACCATATCGAGGGGGTCGTGATTATTCTCCCAGACACTCACCACCCCATGGTGGAAGAACAAGA
Above is a genomic segment from Alnus glutinosa chromosome 12, dhAlnGlut1.1, whole genome shotgun sequence containing:
- the LOC133851940 gene encoding serine/arginine-rich splicing factor SR45a produces the protein MADSPRKRYSRSPSPIRAQSRSRSRSRPRSRSRSWSRPRSRSRSRSWSRPRPRSQSRGRGRSRSRSHGRSEVVNPGDTLYVTGLSQRVTERDLEEHFSKEGKVASCFLVVEPRTRISRGFAFVTMENSEDANRCVKYLNQSVLEGRYITVEKSRRKRARTPTPGHYLGLKNTRDYGPRGGDRGGDRGGDRGRYRGREDYGYRRSPRRSPYRGGRDYSPRHSPPHGGRTRRDRSRSVPYSPSPERKYARGSR